Genomic DNA from uncultured Acetobacterium sp.:
CTGCTGAGCTTTACTTTTAGTTTAGTAAAGATTGGAATATTTGATAGATTACTTTACAGGGCTTTTTACCGCCAGCTTCTTTAAGAGATCAAGCAATTGTTCTTTTTCATCTTCGGAGTAAACAGAGAAGCATTCTTTTAAGTCCAGAAGATGGGGCGGGAAGATTTCTTCAACCCGGCTGCGGCCTCTTTCTGAAATAGCAATCAGAGCGGAACGTCGATCTTTGGGATTGACATAGCGGTTGATTAACTGCTCTTTTTCCAGATTATTGATGACAACGGTCATATTGCCACTGGTGGAGAGAAGGCTTTCGATGATTTCGTTAATGGTCATATCGCCCTTATGATATAAGGCTTCAAGAACTCCAAATTGAGTAATCGTTAAGCCGTTGTCTTTTAAAATAGCTGCTGACCGCCGTTGGATCATTTGTGTTGATCGGCTCAAGGCAATTAAAATGGAAAGATCCAGTTTATCTTCTTGTTGATAAAGCATCAGCACACCTTAAATAGTATTTTTATCGGAGATCAAATAACTGGTCATCGACATGGAACCTAAGGTGCGTGAATCATTAAACACGGTAATGGTGTCAGCATCACTCGAAGCGCCCAATACATACAAAAGCGGATAAAAGTGATCCGGTGTGAAAAAGGCCAGCTTGGATGACTCACCCGCTAAATGGTAATTAATGACATCCTGATGTTGGTGATTTAAAATTTTATCTTTAATGTAGGCATCAAACTCGTCAGCCCATGGGTAACCACCATTGAGTTCCCAATTCACTCGAGACAGATTGTGAACAATATTTCCACTACCAAAAATAAGAACACCCTGATCCCGCAGGGAATGGAGTTCCTGTCCGATCTGATAATGGCTTTCTGGTGGTGCGTTGAGGTCAATGCTGAGCTGAAAGACGGGAATATCCGCAGCCGGATACATGCGATGGAGCACCGACCAGGTGCCATGATCAATGCCCCAGGTATTGTCAATGGCGACAGCTTTGGTGATCATATTTTGGGTCAGATGGGCCAACTCTGGTGCACCGGGAGCGTCATAAACAACCCGGTAAAGTTCTTCTGGAAAACCATACATATCATAGATCGTTTCGGGTTTAGTTGAATCATTTGTTTTTGTTCCGTTTGTGTACCAATGGGCAGAGATGGATAGAATTGCTTTTGGCTTGGGGATTTTTGCAGCAATTTCTTCCCAGCCTCGGGTATATTCGTTGTTTTCAATGGCATTCATCGGGGAACCATGACCGACAAACAAGACAGGCATTTTTTTATTCATATTAGCGCACTCCTTTATTTTTAAATGTGTTCAAGCATTTCTGAAAATTAGAATTATTCGTTATTATGATTATATCACTAACTAGTGATATAATCAATGGTCGCATCTAATCTTTAAGTTTTTGTTCAGGTTAGCTATTTTCAAAATGTTGGCTGATGTTTTTTTCGATTCTGTTAAGTAGCAAAAACAGCTGATCTAAAAATAACAAATATCAATGTCATCAGCACATGTAGAAGTAGTGGCAGAGGGGTGCTTGCAGTTAAATATTAAACCATAGTTGATAAAATCAATCGAGTTACTAAAAAATCCAGAATCGTTGATTCTGGATTTTTTAGATAGAAAGACGATATAGGGAACCTTAAAAGAGATTAGCTTAAGGTGATTTCAAAGGTTCTGGTAAAATTAATCTCTTTTTTTAAGTTCTAATTTTTTAAATTCAAACTTCTTTTTGTAATAACAGGCGTAGACTTGTGCATTTTGTTCTTGTTGCTCAGCCACTGAAAGCAAACGACACTTATTGATGACCATCATTTGGCCTTTGAAAATAAGATAGATATCTTCAACATCTCTAAGGGTTTTGTTTCCATCTGACAATTGATTGATTGTTTCTTCAGCCAAAATTGACAACTGTTTTTTTATTTCGGCATCTGATAATTTCACCGATAGATCGACTTTAAGTTTAGGTTTTTTAGGAAGCTCGGATGAAGTGCTCAAGGGTATTTCGTTAGCAGTTTCATGAGCGGTTTCTTTTTTATCTTTTTTGGTTATTTTTGTAAGTCCATGAAATTCGTCTCTGGTAATTCGCAAGATGGGTTACCTCCGTTAGTATAGGGATTATTCAGATTATTTAAAACCGTTGTCTGGATAAAAATTACACGTGATAATTATTTTATCACTTTTCTAAAGAAATGACTATCAATATATTTGAAATAGTCCCTATTGAATTTGATCCACTGGATAATTCGCAATCTTTTTAATCCATTTTCGGCTCCGTAACCGATAAATGCACCAGATGGCTTTGATAACCTGATCAATTTTCAGCAGTGTGTAAATCCAAAAGGCCGGCCAATGCCAGACCAAACCGGCCATTGCGCCAAGTGGAACCGAGACAACCCATAAGAAGATAATATCTGCAATCATTAAAAACCGGGTGTCACCGCCGCCGCGGAGAACTCCCTTGGTTAGGATGCTGTTGGCCGACTGAAAGATAACGATAAATCCGATGGCAAGCATCAGTTGATAGGTAATTTGTTGGGTTGCTGGGGTCAGATTGTAAAAACTGATCATCGGTTTGCTGGCGATCCAGATAAGCACCGCACCGCAGATTCCCACGGCAATACCCAGATATAAAAAAGTGAACCCTTGTTGTTGGGCCGTTTCCTCATCGCCCCGACCCAGAGTATGGCCGGTAATAATCGCACTGGCATTGGCAATTCCCTGGATGAAGACGGTGCTGAGTTGCTGAAGAACCACTGTAATGGCATTAGCGGAAACAAAGCTGACGCCCATATGTCCGATAACCATGACGACAGCGTTATTCCCGAGGGCCAAAAGAACATCACTGATCAGCACTGGAATAGCTATTTTAACATATTCTTTTAAGATATCTCGGCAGCGCATCAAGAGATGACGAAGACGATAATTTATTTTTTTATCAACAAAAAATAAATAACCACAAATAAAAGAGAACTCAAAAACTCTGGCAATTAATGTAGATATGGCAGACCCTTCAATTCCCATCCGGGGGGCGCCCCAATTGCCAAAGATAAGCAGATAATTAAAAATGATATTGATGATAAAAGCACAAATCGACGAAATTAAGGGGAGTCGCACCTGTCCGACGCTTCGCAGTACGATGGTGGATGTCAGCGAGAGGCCCAGCAGCAGATAACAGGGAATGGACCATTTGAAAAATAGCGCTCCTTCACGAATAATTTCCGGATCTGTTGTATAAATGCGCATGATCGCTTCAGGGGCAAAAAAGGTCACCAGCGAAAAAAACAGTGCGAAACCAAGACAAATACGCAGCATGATGGTAATGGCTTTTTTTAAAGCATCCAGGTTTTTCATTCCCCAGAAACGGGAGGTGAGGACCGAAGCGCCCATCCCAATCCCCATGCAGCAGATCTGAAAAACCATAATGAACTGATTGGCTAGGGAAGCGCCGGACAAGGGCACTTCGCCCAGCGCTCCTACCATCATCGTATCGGTCATGTTCACGCCAATGGTGATCAGGCTTTGTAAGGTGATCGGAATGGCAATGGCGGCTACCAGTTTATAAAAGGATGTATCTTTGATAATATGATTGATTGGTCTACCTCCAAAAATTTACAGTTCTATTTCTTCATTCGGCTCTAAAATCAAGCGTCCCTCAGCCACAAAGGTTTCAGCTATTTTACGATCAAACAAGGCGCCCGGTTTCATATGAATGGGAATGGTATGGGCGGCACCAATGATGGCGGCGCAGGCAGAGGCTTCGGCAGGATCCATGTTATAAAAACCATCGATTGGTAGCAAGGCATAATCAATTTTTTCTTTTGACAATACGTCTTGCATATAGTCGGTGGTTGAGGTATCGCCGGAAGCATAGATTTTAATACCATCAGCTTCAATTAGATAACCAACACACTTGTTTTTATCATGGCCGGAATTATAGGCGGGCACTGCCTGGAGGGCAATTTCATCAATTGTCACATTCCCATAAACCCCATTGATCAGGATGGTTTCCGGTCTAAGGATCGTACAGTTGTCGTTTTGGTGAAGTAGTGCCAAGTTATTATGGTCAGGATGCTCGTGGGTGATCAGGACAATGTCGGCAGGCAGATCGTAACCTGCCCCCGCAAATGGATCGACGTATATCACAATCCCCTTGTCTGAAACAATCCGGTAACTGCCATGACCTTGATAAAATAATTTTCCCATTGAATTTTCTCCTTCTATTAAAAATAATTTTAAGTATGATAACCATTTAGGAGTAGAATATAGCCAGTGATCATTTTTTTATAGCTTTCATCGATATTGGCATCATGTCTGCGAAAAAATCCCGCTTCTTCCATTTCGACAAATCCGTGGATGGCACTTCTTAGGGCTCTGGAAAGATGAATCATTTCCGGTCCATCCAGGTCATAGCGTTTAAGAACCTTAATAATTGGTTCAACTACCTCCGCACCTGATTCTTTCAACTGATCATCCGCTGAGGATGGTAAGCGAATGACGGCTTTGTATAATTCGGGATTGTCTTTGGCAAAGTTTCGGTAGCTCATCGCCAGCGACATCAGAGCCTGATCACGGTTTTTTTCGAAAATTGCATTTTCCAGGATCTGGTGCAATCGGCTGACTGCCAACCGTGAAATTTTCGAATTAACTTCCCGAATGCTTTCAATATGATTATAAAGAGAAGCCGTCTTTACACCAAGTTTGGCGGCAAGCTCATTTAAAGAAAAATTGGCGTAGCCCTTTTCTTCAACCAGTTGTGCTGCGGTTGCGATAATCATTTCCGAATCTAAGCCTTTTCTTGCCATTGATGATGCTCCTTTGCATAAACTAATGCTATTAGTTTCAGTTTATGCCAATTCCTTAGTTTTGTCAAATATATTATCGATATTAAAAGTGGTGAATATTGAGCATTGTATAATATTGTTGAGAAAAGTTGTTTCTATGGCAGAAAAAGGAAGTCGCAAAAAATAAAAACAACGGCTCTTCGACGAGACCGTTGCTTTCATGAAAGGTTAGGATAGTTTAAGTGTTTGATGATGCTTTGCTTGTTTATAATATACGCTGATAAGCTTAAATGTATCTTGAAATGATTCTTGATTAAGAAAAGTTAAAGAAATGAAAAATTGTATATCAATAATCAAAAAGCCAGATGTAAAATCTCGGGATTTCTTTCATGTAAAATAAAACTGTTCATGTTTAAATTTATAAAAAATATCACAACTAAATACATAAATCCTCGACAAATAAGGAAGATTATATGCTATAATAGCCTCGTATAACATTTTTCTGATTAAGCAATTTTGTTTGCGATGAATCATTTAAAAATAATCAACGAGAATTTGTTTGACAACAGAAAAGTTAAAATGGATTGTTTAGCTGTGCCATTGGGCTCAGTTGAGTATGATTGAAAAGGAGACCGTGAGAGAGGGCACAATGAATAATCAACATTTTGTTAATAAGGCATTTCGAGTATTTGTCATCAACAGCATCCTTTCTTCAGCCGGGGTGGTTCTGGGCACCTTTGTGGATGCCATCATCCTGGGAAATGCATTGGGCGAAATCGGACTTTCGGTATTGGCGGTTTCAATGCCAGTGTACATGGTTTATAACTTGTTCGGCTATGCTTTTGGAGTGGGCGGA
This window encodes:
- a CDS encoding MarR family transcriptional regulator; this translates as MLYQQEDKLDLSILIALSRSTQMIQRRSAAILKDNGLTITQFGVLEALYHKGDMTINEIIESLLSTSGNMTVVINNLEKEQLINRYVNPKDRRSALIAISERGRSRVEEIFPPHLLDLKECFSVYSEDEKEQLLDLLKKLAVKSPVK
- the ygiD gene encoding 4,5-DOPA dioxygenase extradiol produces the protein MNKKMPVLFVGHGSPMNAIENNEYTRGWEEIAAKIPKPKAILSISAHWYTNGTKTNDSTKPETIYDMYGFPEELYRVVYDAPGAPELAHLTQNMITKAVAIDNTWGIDHGTWSVLHRMYPAADIPVFQLSIDLNAPPESHYQIGQELHSLRDQGVLIFGSGNIVHNLSRVNWELNGGYPWADEFDAYIKDKILNHQHQDVINYHLAGESSKLAFFTPDHFYPLLYVLGASSDADTITVFNDSRTLGSMSMTSYLISDKNTI
- a CDS encoding MATE family efflux transporter, which gives rise to MFGGRPINHIIKDTSFYKLVAAIAIPITLQSLITIGVNMTDTMMVGALGEVPLSGASLANQFIMVFQICCMGIGMGASVLTSRFWGMKNLDALKKAITIMLRICLGFALFFSLVTFFAPEAIMRIYTTDPEIIREGALFFKWSIPCYLLLGLSLTSTIVLRSVGQVRLPLISSICAFIINIIFNYLLIFGNWGAPRMGIEGSAISTLIARVFEFSFICGYLFFVDKKINYRLRHLLMRCRDILKEYVKIAIPVLISDVLLALGNNAVVMVIGHMGVSFVSANAITVVLQQLSTVFIQGIANASAIITGHTLGRGDEETAQQQGFTFLYLGIAVGICGAVLIWIASKPMISFYNLTPATQQITYQLMLAIGFIVIFQSANSILTKGVLRGGGDTRFLMIADIIFLWVVSVPLGAMAGLVWHWPAFWIYTLLKIDQVIKAIWCIYRLRSRKWIKKIANYPVDQIQ
- a CDS encoding MBL fold metallo-hydrolase, which encodes MGKLFYQGHGSYRIVSDKGIVIYVDPFAGAGYDLPADIVLITHEHPDHNNLALLHQNDNCTILRPETILINGVYGNVTIDEIALQAVPAYNSGHDKNKCVGYLIEADGIKIYASGDTSTTDYMQDVLSKEKIDYALLPIDGFYNMDPAEASACAAIIGAAHTIPIHMKPGALFDRKIAETFVAEGRLILEPNEEIEL
- a CDS encoding TetR/AcrR family transcriptional regulator, giving the protein MARKGLDSEMIIATAAQLVEEKGYANFSLNELAAKLGVKTASLYNHIESIREVNSKISRLAVSRLHQILENAIFEKNRDQALMSLAMSYRNFAKDNPELYKAVIRLPSSADDQLKESGAEVVEPIIKVLKRYDLDGPEMIHLSRALRSAIHGFVEMEEAGFFRRHDANIDESYKKMITGYILLLNGYHT